AGGGACTTCAACAAGGTTGCACATGAGCTGGCTAGGTTTGTTAAAACTGATAATGTTAATCAGGTGTGGAGGGGTGTGTCTCCCCTGTTGTGACAAATCTGATACATTTAGACTGCTTATAGCTGAGCTGCTTTCTGTGCATTATTGTAGTTCAGTTGCTGAGTGAAATGGaatttctcttttcaaaaaaaaaaaatgaggaatcaaacccattccattccattccaaaTGGCAGAGCGACTGTCACTTAGTCTCACACTATCACCATCAACTCCTGCTCCAACAACCATGGCTGCTTTAAGCTCCACCGCCTCTTCTCGTATCCTCCTCTCCGCTACCGCCGCCTCTAGAGCTaggctctctttctcttcctctctcaaaTGTCTCCGATCCTCTCCTCTCGTCTCTAACCTCTTTCTCAACCAGAAACGATCGCCGATGGTTCGCGTGTCGGAGAGAGGCCTGAGCTCAACTGCTTCGCCGAAATGCGCGGCGGCAGCCGATCCTGACCAGTTGAAGAGTGCTAGAGAAGATATCAAGAAGCTTCTCGACTCCAGTTTCTGCCATCCTATTCTGGTTCGCTTGGGATGGCATGATGCTGGTACTTACAACAAAAACATTCAGGAGTGGCCACAAAGAGGTGGAGCTAATGGAAGTTTAAGATTTGAAATTGAGCTGAAACATGCAGCCAATGCTGGTCTTGTGAATGCATTGAAACTTCTTCAgcctatcaaaaataaataaataaataaaggggcTTTGGTTTTGTCCATATAAAGGGAAGTCCCCACTTCTCTTTGCACGACATGAAAATTTAGTGACTTTGATCACTATATTACAGTGAGACACTTTTCATTCATTCAATTCATTGTCAggttgtttctcaaaaaattttaaaaaaaaactttgtcaggtttatctttttaataagtattattattattattattatttagaagtATTGTTTGTTattaatgttatatataattatattttaaaaaaaattataatcaaaatcAAGCATTCAAGCCCACATGTTATTTCAGATTGATTGGGCTACATTTTTCTTAGTTGTATATACTACATACCAGAGTTTATAGTTGACTTTATGGtagtcacaaaaaaaaaaaaatgtagtgtGTACAATTAGgtctttttactctttttttcttcttcttatattagATTTTATGTACTATGTTAACAGAAAAAGTATTTCTACTATGTACTTAGGAAATATAAAGTATTTGTATTATGCTTAAAATCTTACTTTAATTTATGTTATTTaggttttggaaaattaaataagtaaattttttaatatttatcattttctattaaattaaatttcatgCATGACCTTGACATGTGATTCTATTTACAAAACTAATCTTGAATTTGCTAGTGTTAATTCACTGAGTAatgtattgaaatttttttcatttatgcaTATTGAGACTGTTAGATACTTCTATTGTTAAGTGAAGTTTCAAAATCAAGTGACGGTGCCCTTcacttgaaaatttattatattccagccattataattttttaatatagataACAATATTTATTCTGAGAGTACATGTGGTCAAAATGAGAGTTTATAGccaactccaaaaaaaaattgtgactaacactttgttgttgttgttattgttgtagataacttttcttttatttgtaaatatgtctttaattataaatttctaCTATAAAACGTGCatctggatatgaaaaacttaaaaaaaaaaaaaaagttgaaaatttagaTAGAAAATTTAGATATGAATCTCACAAATAGGCAACAAATTCTTGTTGAAGCTGTATATTAGTGTCTTattcaaaacttttattttactattttcctttgattttaaTGCATTAATTTAATAGTTTATGTAATGTATATAATACTCTTATATTTGGTTTCATATGCAGGTTGAAGAACTACAAATGTATACGCcaattgaaggttttttttttttgtgtggtagTTTTTGCTTCTGAAAGTAAGAGTTCAGCTGGTTAGTGAAAGGTTGAAAATTCTTGTTGAAGCTGAAAGGTTGATGGAAATAAAGATCAAATTACTAAGAATTGAACTAGAATTACATTAAAATAAGAATCCAAGTTAGAATTACAAACAAAACTAGAGAAACAAAGACAAACTCTTTTGTCTAAATCTAAAACTaagataaaatttcattaaaaactaattcTTCTCTtattcacaactctagagtacCAGAGCTGGAGTCAATTaagcgtaccttggtttgtgagggttttgaggtttttatagtagcgtagaGTTGACATCTGTTTCTCGACGAAGAGGGTTTTTCCTTGTAGGAAAGATCTTCTTTAATAAGCATATATCACAAGATGCTTTTCTTGTAGGGATTCTCTTGATTAGGGTTAGCCGTAGGTCACAAGATATTTCCTTATATACATATTCTTCGGGGCCAATTATAGTCATACTATACCCGTCACTATTTCCTTTCTTGCCTTCAACTTTCTCTCCGTCAACTTCTCATCCCGTCCAAGCACAGATGCCATCAGGTAGTGGCATGAAGTCATCAGCTTTGAGACTAACAACTTCATCTTGCATAAAGTCGTCAGCATGAATAATAGAGTTGACGGGTTCTTGGAGACCAGcagcttcttttatttttccaattaaaaattacCCCTATCCATGtctaaatgaaagaaaaatcatcaaatctctctctcactctctctctctctctctctctcattgatgAAACAATAAGACCTctcttagtttttattttcctctGGTGAAATGATGAATAATGGGCTACTCGAATTCGCATATCGCACCATTACTCAATATTATCTGTAAAACACCCCGGTGCTATTGTGATCTATGATCGATACTTTTCAATGTATAAGTACGTATTTTATAGGTGTGTGATGAGAACTTCAATATTGTATGTTTATTATATAAAGATCGAAGTTATGCATGAGACTATTCCTCAATTTTATAGATGAGAAAGTATATATGGTCATATGTTGAAAAGGGATGGAACAACGGATTTATTGAGAGCATTCATTGTTTTAgtattttaagtatttttcaCATGATCGTGAATTTCCATGAATTCTAACAATGTTTATGAATCCTTAAGATTATGTGcaaattttacatgtaaaagTCACCATAGACCTAATTTTTGTAGTTCTTTGATTCACATTATGTAACGTTTTTTgagtcaaattattattattattattttattgtatacgGAACTCCCCAGAGCCAAAGACTATTAGTatgtccttttaaaaaaaaataaaaaacactccCAGTGCAGCCCATAGAAAAGCACAACCCAATTTGGCCCTTAGGAGTTTGGGACAGGCGAGGTTGTTTCAGTTTCAACCTTCAACTCCTATTTTAAGTTCCctctaaataaaataataaaaaaatcttctaCTTTAAgttttagcacaaaattaggaaaaaaataaaaactagagcCATCcatttcctaatttttttcGTAACTTATTGAGAtgatatattataattaatacaACATCACTTTTACCACATAATCATAAACATTACTTTTATGTGATTTCTAATTAGTTGAActgataaattttattatgatcAAATAAAACATCCATGATTTGATCCttgcctataaaaaaaaaaaaaatctaatttatatcTTGgcttatctcttaaaaaaaacaccatTACTTTTATAATCTGCCTCttgttaattataaaaaatgttatgaatcttttttttaccaagtaaaaaagaaaaagaaaaaagagggacTATCcttaaattaaaaagtaaaaaataaaaaattgtgcgGTGGGATTGGTCAGTTTTCCTTCCCTCCAAGATTGGTCCGTTGGTTAATCACTTGTAAATCTAGCGGTacaaatttatctaaaattttgttATGCGGTAACttaggtggagtttggataggcGTTTCTGCGTCCgcgttttggtttttttttttttttttttttttttcttcctccagccgcaagtgttgacccaattttctgtgaacagtgcattcgtgcactgttcacggacccacaaatttcacttttcagcaattttttcattaaaaatgggtcccacggtactattcacacattttaaaattattttgctacagtattttcagttttcagttttcagttttcagcaataagttctatccaaacggacccttataAGTGGTGAAATAGTAAAATCATTGGCCCACGTAAGTTAATTTTTACCACTAATAAGTAGCCTCCTAGCAAAATTGTGGTAAATTTGTGATACTGCACCTAATAGAATCAGTTTTCCAAAAGAACCCAAAACTAAAAACCACATATTTATACGCCCCCAAACactcctaaaaataaaaagtctttATCCTTCTCCACCATCCATTTCCCAATTCCCAAGTCCCAACCAAAAAGCACCAGAAATCCATTTCTCCAAcgctctctacaaatttcaacGTCCAAATTCCCAAAACAACAAGAGTTAAGAGAAACAATGAGAGAAATCCTACACATCCAGGGCGGTCAGTGTGGCAACCAGATCGGAGCCAAGTTCTGGGAGGTGATCTGCGACGAGCACGGCATTGACCCCACCGGAAAATACAACGGCGACTCCGAGCTCCAGCTCGAGCGAATCAATGTCTATTACAACGAGGCCAGTGGTGGTCGCTTCGTCCCGCGTGCGGTCCTCATGGATCTCGAGCCGGGCACCATGGACTCCGTCCGATCCGGCCCCTTCGGCCAGATCTTCCGCCCCGATAACTTCGTTTTCGGCCAATCGGGTGCCGGAAACAACTGGGCTAAGGGCCATTACACCGAGGGTGCCGAGCTTATTGATTCCGTTCTCGatgttgtgagaaaagaagctGAGAATTGCGATTGCTTGCAGGGTACGCTATTGGTTTTTTTGAtctgggttttggttttgtagGAGTATTTCaattatgggtttttttttttttgtttgatcatGTGGTTTTTGGATTCTAGATTGATAAAGCTTTGGTctttttctcatatctcaattACCCAATTGCGGTTTTGGTGTCTGTTCATcaaatttcctttctttcattGTGGTTGTTGTGAAATGTATTATCCTTGCCTTCAAAtggttttgatttgtttcttATCTCTTTATTGAATTAATTGGTAGCATtagaaaacctttttttaaaaatagatatgacaaattattttatggCGTCCGTTTTATGATGATTTGGCTTTTCATGTGGGCAGGGTTCGAATTAGGAATCCAATCTTAATGTTTTTCTTGATTCAATTGTGCTATTTGCTCATGGATTTAAGGCCTCTATCTGGGgcccttttcttttaattgctGAATAGTCCTGTTCCTGAGAATTTGCAATGTTGTTTGAAGGAAAATATATATTGGTAGTTAATATGCTATATTCGTGTTATGTTGTGTGGTCTATAGACTTCGTTGAGATAGCCTTGGCTCCCATTTTCTTGGATAGGCTGATCCCCGGCCTTGAACTTGAGCCTGTCACTTTTGGTGTAAGGCACTTGCGATCGCTCTGAGGCCCAACCTCTTAATGTGGATGATCAAGGAAATAATTTTAACATGGTTCTTTCCAAAATCTTGTTAGACGTTTTTAGTAGATAATTAGTAGTGTTAATAATATGGTACAAGAAATGCATTATATTCTAATAGTATCTACCTTTTATGGCTTGACAAAGTTGTATTGTAAATGCCTCATTCTTTTAAACATTTATCTAATATATAACTTGTTGAAGAACAAAGTTTTGCTATTATGTGATTGTTGTCTTCTTTTATGCTGTGAACATGATGTTCTAGTACTCAAAAAAAGTTTTCTGTAATTGGATTGCTATTGTCTTCTATGTTTCCAGGACATAAGGAAACTATATTGCTTGAAATGTAAATGGTGCTTATATATTGCCATCAGATGTTGTGGTGTTCTTTttcatgcttttttttattacttttacaGTCAATCATGTGAAAAAATCTCTTTCTTTTACCTAAAGCTTAATAATGCTATACCATTGCAGtattctaaatttaaatgtttttatGCAGGATTTCAAGTTTGTCATTCTTTGGGTGGAGGAACAGGCTCTGGCATGGGGACACTTCTTATTTCCAAGATTCGGGAGGAGTACCCAGATCGCATGATGCTGACATTTTCTGTTTTTCCTTCGCCAAAGGTGTCCGACACGGTTGTCGAACCTTACAATGCCACCCTTTCTGTGCATCAGCTTGTTGAGAATGCTGAtgaatgcatggtcctcgacaATGAGGCCCTTTACGACATCTGCTTCCGTACTCTGAAGCTTGCCACCCCTACTTGTAAGTCCAAAATATAGTTCTCTAGATTTTGAAACATATTGTAGACTTACATTGAAAATTAGTTATTGCTACAATTATGTGTGTATTAAAGAAACAATGAGGCAGAAAATAATATGATAatgtcatttattatttatctagATCAGTATCAGTGGTtatcaataattatttattaatgtgtgtatatatatatatatatatcattgtttATCTGTAATTGGTGAAGGTTATGTTCAAGTTTTAAGTAGGTTGCTTTTAAGCTTCTATTATTACTAGTTAATCTTTTATGATCAGTTGTTGTCACTAATTTTCAGTGGTTATCAgtaattgttaaatattatgctTAAGTTTGAAGTAGGTTGTTTTTTAAGTTTCTTTTCATTGCTAGTTAATCTTTTATGATTAGTTGTCACTAATCTTTCTCCCTACCTACCTACCTAGTTCCTAGCTAGCTATCTGTTGCTTACAATGACAGATTCTTTCTGTATACGACTGAAACATTTGATGACCTGTGTTTGCTTTATCGttgttttttcaattattagaaaaaattcattGGTTTTTTCAATAATTAGAAAACATTTATGACTGTGATTTATGTATAAGAGCATGGCTGATCCTTGACCTGTATATACTCTGTTGTGTTCTGTTGTCCAATAACAGTTGGTGATCTCAATCACCTCATATCTGCTACCATGAGTGGTGTCACATGCTGTCTTCGGTTCCCAGGACAGCTGAACTCTGACCTTAGGAAGCTTGCAGTCAATCTCATCCCATTCCCACGTCTCCATTTCTTTATGGTTGGGTTTGCACCTTTAACATCTAGAGGATCACAGCAGTACCGTGCCCTTACAGTGCCTGAATTGACCCAGCAAATGTGGGATGCCAAAAACATGATGTGTGCTGCTGATCCACGCCATGGTCGTTACTTAACTGCTTCTGCCATGTTCCGCGGTAAGATGAGTACCAAAGAAGTTGATGAACAGATGATCAATGTCCAGAACAAAAACTCATCCTACTTTGTTGAGTGGATACCCAACAATGTTAAGTCTAGTGTGTGTGACATCCCACCCAAGGGTCTGAAGATGGCATCCACATTCATTGGGAATTCAACTTCAATCCAGGAGATGTTCCGGAGGGTTAGTGAGCAGTTTACCGCTATGTTCAGGCGCAAGGCTTTCTTGCATTGGTACACCGGTGAAGGGATGGATGAGATGGAGTTCACTGAGGCTGAGAGTAACATGAATGATCTGGTGGCTGAGTATCAGCAATACCAGGATGCTACTGCTGATGAAGAGGAGGAGTTtgaggaggaagaagaggaggTTGCTGCTTGATCTATTCTTGTAATATTTCAGTTTGCCAGAAATTATTATGTTGTTGGCTTACTTTAAGTGAGTGATTATGATGTTTGTCAGCGAGCAGTCAAGTTAGATTGACATGTTGATCTGTATGGTTTGTGGGCCTTGTATAAGAGATGGGTTTTGGTGACAAAGCTTTTTgtctttaatttgaaaaatttatgGAGGGTTTGTATTGATTAGGTAGTTGTATGACATGATGCCGGTATATTGATGGTGTCTTCGTTATAAATATATAGTTCTTGACTATTTTGTGGATTAAAGTTATCCTCTTGCAATGTCGTTTATCTAGTACAACATtataaaattgtcaattgtaATACTTAGTAAACCTACAATTGGTTATTTCTCTGCTTCAAACGAATCGTGATTAAAACTTGATTGAAGAGAATTTCAGCTACAAACTTATAggattaaaatgacaaaatactAAAATGATGTAATTCATTAAACTTAAAAGGGTGTAATTGTATTTTAGTCTGAatggttttatatttttactgaTGTGGTGTCTTTTAATGGAACCGACTGAGATAATTAGTTTAGGTCTGTGGAAGGACTGTAAAAACTGATGCAAATTTGAGGGTACAAAATCCAAAGTTTTAAACTTTACAAAAGGCCTCCctttcccaaaaagaaaaactgacGTTGATCAACATGGtggtttgagattttttttattgatttatttagcTGACTAAGGTAGGTAAATGAGCAAATGAACAACTGATAATGTTATagccacaaattattttacaatatttttacaaactgttaataTGGCTAATTCTTTCTAGTTCTCATTTGAGGCCATCACTAACATTAATTCTTTGCTTACCAAAAACCATTAACTAGTATAACGACTCActacattaataatttgtaaaaaaatattgtaaaatagttcgTATCCCAATTCTTGTTTTTAGGACTTCTTGCTTTAACTTGTCCTTTTGGTTTGGCCTCTTATCTTAGTCCACTTCAGGATTTTTGTGTGGCAAACAAAAATAGCACAGGCCCTCATAATCTTCCCTcacctctcttttttctcctccTTCTAGACTTCTTAGGATAACTCTACCATCAAATTTCCACAATTTAAACTGTTGATTGGATTTTACTATGTCATTAACATTTAAACAAAAGTCACATTATTAATTTGGTATCTTCTTAAATTATTGATAACATGGTAATATCAAATTTACACATTTCAAAATAGAcaaacatttcttttctttctttttgaatgcGCTAGATAGGCATTACAATTGTGGCTGAATTTCTTAATCTATGGGTCATGGTGCTTCTTGATAGTTATTTTAGTGTAAGACCTCCTTAGAAAAATGGTTTTTCCTAATTTATGCCAAGCATATAGATAGAGTATCAAACTAAGGAGCAATAAtccttaaaatattttagaacGAACATTTGTATGTGGCTTTAGTAGTCAAAATAGCATGAAACTTgaaaaagagttttattttcctaaaattGGTTCGTCTTAATGggataaaatatgaaattgtaTATTCCAAATCGATTAGTCaatgaaaaactgttttttgaCTAATCTTTCCAGTTTATTGATTTCATCTTAATCTCATTTTATTCACATTTTGTTTATAGGTTGTGAAATATCCAATGTTAAAGATCTACATGGTGATAATATGCTTGATTTATTGCTTTCACATTTGATACGACTTTCAATTTTAGTTCTAATATCGCATGAGCCACTCAAAGAATTATGAGGATCAGCCATGTTATAACTATTTTGTGTGTGGGCTTTATTGAGTTAAGCCCAAGCGTAATGACGTTAATGGGTGGCACCACATTGGTTTGTgcctccaaagtccaaacccaATGACCTTAATGAATGCCGCTATCGATTGAGGAAGGCCACTCAAAACCTCACATTTATATGGGCTATTGAATCCAATAATTTCATCAGGAAGCCTAGGGGTTAGAtgcaaaaaaagtaaaacaaatacaagcAATAATCATCTTCAAGAAAGAATAAATCCTCATGAGTCATGCTTAATGGAAAACCTCTAATTTATTAGCCTTCTTGAGGTGTCATaatcaaatgattaaaaaatgaaaggtCAAGATGTTAAGTAGGATTAcgataataaaattttttgaatctCCAAACTAACCAATCAAGTTagatggatatatatatatatatgagattttTCCAACCCAAAAATTCAATTGTCAGGTTTGAAACTATACACCCCATGGAGAGGTAGAGGAGTTGGTCTGAGATCTGGATTGCAAAGTAGTCCATGTCCAATAGCATTTGATgctattagagcatccacaacagatgtggtataaaaaatgtcattttgccACATCAAAAccttactttattattttaccacatcattttacaacatcccatttatcagatgttttatcattcaattctatacattaaaataatatttactacacattaaaataatatattatctgCCCCTATCATCACTGTCAACAACATCAACAGCACATCCGCCACTGCCACAACAACGGCCACCAACAGCAACAATACCAATTAGCCACCGCCgacacaaacccacatccaccaacgccaccttaaaaaaaaacacacacacacacacgcacacaaatcccaaaatccaccAACCACCGCTCAAATTAGCCAACCATGAGATCGGAGAGACCTAAACGACTTGGCCAGCGAGACAGCGGCAAGCGAGATCGAGCAAAGTTTGACAAAGGCGAGATCAAAATCGAGGTGAGAACGACGTCATCCCATTTGTCGTGTTTGGTTATGTCACCGAGGCGAGAACGACGCTGTCCCATATGTGTGTTGGAGTTTCCATTTGCCTAAGATCGAGACCGGGTTTGTGTTGTTTCAGATTAAGAAATTCAGTTTCCTTTTTCggtttggggtttttgattGTTGTGGGGTTTATTGCAAGAGGGTTTGTGATTTGGGAAATTCCACGTTGTTACTTCAATCTTGgtgaggagagagagacagattGTGATCTAAAGAGGAAAAGGAAGACTAGAAGAGGAGTTGGGAATCTGATTTGAAGAGGAAAGAACACcagttgggagagagagagacatattGTGAGGAGAgggaaaaaatcaattaaagaagtgagaggagagagaaagatgaataaaaataataataaacattatGCCATTTGGTGTCCATACTGTGCCAAAATTGTAAGGGTATTGTTCAATATTACAAAAGTTTGACACATTTAACACATTTGATAAATCTccatttttggtgtttgatgtGCCAAATGTGCCATATTATAGCATTTAGCACATATACTACATCTGCTATGGATGCTCTATAGTTGTGTCAACATTAAGTGCGAAGGAGAGTAGGGATGTACTTGGTATGAAAATCCACATTagcttttaaattgaaaatgaaagcCTTGTGACTTGGTTTCTGTCCCTAGGATGAAAGGAGTACTAGAAggaagatgaaaattttcaaataatttaatcgAGAAAGAggaatgaaaaaatgatataatttatacAAGTTTTCACAAGGTTATATGAATTGtatatgtaatttaaaaaaaaaatcaaatgaagtTACAATGATGGgttaaaaaacattaaaaaccaTTACCACAAATCATTAGGATAGTCCCAAATAGTGTCAAACTGTTGCAACAAAGTCAAACCTATATAACTTAATTTATTGTGGCGATATGTTGGAcatctcaaattaaaaaaaaaaaaaaaaaaaaagccattaaGTGAAAAAGGATTAATTTATTCGAGGAAAGCTTGCTTCAATTAAAGTGGAGCTATTATTAAAATAAggaataataattaattaatgtttctcaaaaaaaaattaattaatgggATTTTGTGTGAATGTGCACATATGTATGTTAAAAATTGTCTACAATTcctattgatatttgtttggtgaaaaaggaaattgtatttctTGTCAAAGAAgtaatcaatttttctcttgaAATTATCTATAACTTCTAGTCTAATGTTTAAACATATGTTGAactccaaattaatttttctcaactttactttttataattttctatttattatatgaaaaagGATTTATCATATGAGAAAGGAGGatgtttaaaaaacaaaatttagtgTAGAATTAGTGTTTACcttcaaaaaatattgttattcaTAGTTTTATTAACATATATGTATAAAATGTTTGTATTGGGTTTACTCCAAAAGTAGAAGGGCATCATCATCTTGAATGGGAGGCCTTCAACCTTCTTCGCCATCATAACTTTAAGCCTTCCCTTTGGTATCCTACATAAAAGTGCCCACTTTGAAGTGGATGTGGCATACATCATTGATGAAGTCCACGAAAAAAACTACAACCAAAATAAAGTTAATATATTTGAATCCATTGTTGACATTACCTTCTTATATACTAAATTTGAAAATCGGGTAAactatttttttggtatatatagAATACCAAGTAAACTGTGAAGATTTACGATAGCAAAGGTTAGAGATAAGAAAAGTCTAACCCAAAATGATTTACTAACAATGATATCACAAATATGCTTTAACAACCAAAATCTGTGATCCAAGCTACATTAAATGAAATCTTTTATTACTTGCTTCAAGATGCAAACATACCTATTAATTGGGAACGTGGGTTATTCTactatttttattcaaaatcttGAACCATGACAAGCAACCAGTCAGAGATTGTATCCAGACTTGGTATTTTGTTGAATCATCATTACAAAATAATATGCTAGTTAGATGTGCAATTCCTTGTACCGATACTTGTTAAGTGATTGTTCTAATTCTACGATGAGACTTGTATAGGGATTTTTTTTAGCAtctaaaatcttattttattaagGGTAGTAGTTTGTTTTTCAGAATGTGGCAAGCAACCCCAAATATAGTAAAAAACAATTCATCCTATATATTCCTCATGGTCTACTAAAAAAGTTGCATCCAATTGATTTATCTCATTCTCAATTTCATTTCAAACTTCATTGTGATCGCcatttcaatataaaatttgatcatTAATGCTTACttccaataaaatattattataggAAGATTATGGTTGCACTAAATAAAGGTCGTTCCTTCCCGTTGTCAATCTTGCATTTGCACATTGTTGTGCTCATAATTATATTTGTAATGTTTTTGTTATGCTTATGTATAAATCTATGTTTAACTCCAAATTAATTTCTCTCAATCTactctttataattttttatctatCATATGAGAAAGCATGTGGTTTGAGAATCAAAACTTAGTATGAAAATAGGAGcctaaacaaatatttttactaatatGTTTATTAACATGTGTAGTACATGGTAAGTGAAACAGTTTACAAATTGTCAGGATTGGGTTTTATGACATCACTTCCTCTACATTTTAAGCTACTGAGATTAATTCGATAATGCACCCAATTGACAATTAAACCCATGCCTCCGTTTGTAGCCCAATATCTTGTTGGATAATATTCAGTGCTCATGAAATAGTTCTTTGGTTGGGTGAACATACTAATacgtataaaataaaaagtatgaaCTTGTTGAGACACCTTGAGTTATGCTATGTCCACCCAATTGACGATTGCACCTATGCCTCCGCCTAAGCCTATACATTGTTGGATAATATTCAGTGCTAATAATACATGAtaactatcaatagtatttaaattgtATACGTAGGAATTACATTATGCATCTTCATGtatatcttttaaatatattcatGTATATGCGCAGGTttacaagctagtatatatatatagctaaaactcagagaaaattcaattagattatCTCAATTTTACGTTAGGTGtctcatttaaatttaaattttgtgccaacagtgaattattaagtgtaaaaatcgaagagtccaaatccaattagattctaactTGGATTTCAATAGGAGTCCACTTTTCCACCACGTAtccatctaagttttt
The sequence above is drawn from the Castanea sativa cultivar Marrone di Chiusa Pesio chromosome 5, ASM4071231v1 genome and encodes:
- the LOC142636151 gene encoding tubulin beta-1 chain; translated protein: MREILHIQGGQCGNQIGAKFWEVICDEHGIDPTGKYNGDSELQLERINVYYNEASGGRFVPRAVLMDLEPGTMDSVRSGPFGQIFRPDNFVFGQSGAGNNWAKGHYTEGAELIDSVLDVVRKEAENCDCLQGFQVCHSLGGGTGSGMGTLLISKIREEYPDRMMLTFSVFPSPKVSDTVVEPYNATLSVHQLVENADECMVLDNEALYDICFRTLKLATPTFGDLNHLISATMSGVTCCLRFPGQLNSDLRKLAVNLIPFPRLHFFMVGFAPLTSRGSQQYRALTVPELTQQMWDAKNMMCAADPRHGRYLTASAMFRGKMSTKEVDEQMINVQNKNSSYFVEWIPNNVKSSVCDIPPKGLKMASTFIGNSTSIQEMFRRVSEQFTAMFRRKAFLHWYTGEGMDEMEFTEAESNMNDLVAEYQQYQDATADEEEEFEEEEEEVAA
- the LOC142637396 gene encoding L-ascorbate peroxidase S, chloroplastic/mitochondrial-like; this translates as MAERLSLSLTLSPSTPAPTTMAALSSTASSRILLSATAASRARLSFSSSLKCLRSSPLVSNLFLNQKRSPMVRVSERGLSSTASPKCAAAADPDQLKSAREDIKKLLDSSFCHPILVRLGWHDAGTYNKNIQEWPQRGGANGSLRFEIELKHAANAGLVNALKLLQPIKNK